The Shewanella algae DNA segment CGGATCTCCCCCAGGGTAAAACCTTCGATAACCAAGGGCAGCGCCACATTGTCAAACACGCTTCGGTCCATCAACAGATGGTGGCTTTGGAAAATCATCCCGATATCGCGGCGCAGGTAAGGCACATGGCCGCGCTTGATACCGGCGATATCATGGCCGTTGATCCATACCCGGCCGGCGCTGGCGCGCTCAATAACTGTGATCAATTTGAGCAAGGTACTCTTACCGGCCCCGGAATGCCCGGTAAGAAAGGCCATTTCGCCCCGCTGAAGATGAAAACTCACATCAGACAGTGCCTTTTGGCCCCCGGCGTAAATTTTGCTGACCTGCTCAAATCGAATCATATATCAGTTATCCGCCTTCTCCTGACTGAACAGGGCTTCGATAAAGTCTTTGGCATTGAAGGTACGCAGATCGTCTATCTGCTCTCCCACGCCTATGTAACGAATAGGAATACCAAATTTATCGGCAATGGCAAAGATAACTCCGCCTTTGGCGGTACCATCCAGCTTGCTGATACTGATACCGGTAACCCCGACGGCTTCCTGGAACAACTGCGCCTGACTGATGGCATTCTGGCCCGTGCTGGCATCCAGGGTCAGCATCACTTCATGGGGAGCGTCCGGATCCAGTTTCTTCATCACCCGAACCACTTTCTTCAGCTCTTCCATCAGATGGCTCTTGTTCTGCAAACGACCTGCGGTATCGGCAATCAACACATCGACATTTCTGGCCTTGGCGGCCTGCAGGGCATCAAACAGCACAGAGGCGCTATCGGCACCTGTATGCTGGGCAATCACAGGAATATCGTTGCGCTGGCCCCAAACCTGCAGCTGCTCAACCGCAGCGGCGCGGAAAGTATCACCGGCTGCCAGCATGACAGACTTGCCTTCGCGCTGATACTGTTTGGCCAACTTGCCTATGGTAGTGGTCTTGCCAACGCCGTTGACCCCCACCATTAAAATAACGAAAGGCCCGGCGGCATTATCCGGCACCAGAGGCACACTCACAGGCTCCAGCGTCGCCAGCATCTCCTGCTGCAGCAATTCATATAAGGCTTCGGCGTCCTTGAGCTGCTTGCGTGAAGCATGATCTGTCAGGCTGGAGATCAACCGACTGGTGGTTTCCACCCCAACGTCGGCAATAAGCAGTTGCTCTTCCAGCTCTTCAAACAGGTCATCATCAATCTTTTTACCGCGAAACAGCCCGATAAAACCGCTACCGATATTTTCGCTGGTGCGCATCAGCCCCCGCTTGAGGCGGGCAAAGAAGCCCTCTTTAGCAGGTTTTGCCTGTGGCTCAGGTTGAGCTTCTTCGGCAGCCTGTTCGGCCTGGTTTTTTTCAGCGGCCAGACGCTCGGCTTCGGCCTGTTCTGCCTGCGCTTTTTCGGCCGCCAGACGTTCG contains these protein-coding regions:
- the ftsY gene encoding signal recognition particle-docking protein FtsY; this translates as MAKKGFFSWFRKDKSNDEAEQAAKLAEQQAAEAAAETERLAAEKAQAEQAEAERIAAEKAQAEQAEAERIAVEKAQAERAEAERIAVEKAQAERAEAERIAAEKAQAERAEAERLAAEKAQAEKAEAERIAAEKAQAEKAEAERIAAEKAQAEQAEAERLAVEKAQAEQAEAERLAAEKAQVEQAEAERLAVEIAQAEQAEAERLAAEKAQAEQAEAERLAAEKAQAEQAEAERLAAEKNQAEQAAEEAQPEPQAKPAKEGFFARLKRGLMRTSENIGSGFIGLFRGKKIDDDLFEELEEQLLIADVGVETTSRLISSLTDHASRKQLKDAEALYELLQQEMLATLEPVSVPLVPDNAAGPFVILMVGVNGVGKTTTIGKLAKQYQREGKSVMLAAGDTFRAAAVEQLQVWGQRNDIPVIAQHTGADSASVLFDALQAAKARNVDVLIADTAGRLQNKSHLMEELKKVVRVMKKLDPDAPHEVMLTLDASTGQNAISQAQLFQEAVGVTGISISKLDGTAKGGVIFAIADKFGIPIRYIGVGEQIDDLRTFNAKDFIEALFSQEKADN